GCTGACGATCTTCCTCGGGCTGACCGCGTTCTTTGCGTGGCGGCGGCGGTTCCTGCTGGTCGTGAGTGCCAGCGGGGCGGGAGCGCTGTTGATCGCGGATGCGTGGTTCGACGTCACCACGGCAGGCCGGAAGGACCAGATGTGGTCGTTGCTGTCGGCGCTGCTGATCGAGTTGCCGCTAGCGGCCTTCCTGCTGACGATCAGCGTGATGTTCACGCTGCGGGTGGGCCGGGCGGTGCTGGCGCTGCGGCGCGCCGCGATCGAGGCGTTGCCGCCGGCCGACAGCGAATTGGGCGTCGTGGTGGACAGTCCCCTGCCGGCGGAAGAGGACGTCAGCTGAGCCGACCGGCGAGGACCGCGTCGCAGATCCGGCTGCCCTCTGCGGCGGCCGCCACGACCGCGTCCGCGCTGTGGATCAGCCACAGCCGCACTCCCTCGGTGCCCCCTTGTGCGTACGCCGTGAGGGCACCCAGGTAGTCGGCGCTGCCCTTGGCAGCGTACCCGGCTTCGATGACCGCGACCCCGGTGGGATCCAGGCCGCTGGTGCGCAGATAGCCACGGTGCGCGGCCCGGGCCACCAGGCCGTTGCCGCGGGTAAACGGCCGGGCCACAGCGATTTCCGCGTGCAAGAGGGCACCGCCAACCGGTGCCGGGATGTTGTCGGCGTCCAGCAGGGCGAGCACCGAGCGCAACCGGTCGAGCGCTTCTGCGGCGGGTGGGGCTGCGCCGAGGGTGGCGAACTCCTGGGAGGTCTCACCATCGGCACGCGGCCGACCGAGCTCGTCGGCGCTGGAGACCGGCTCCGCGGCGGCGATCTGAAGACGGACCAGGTCCTGCAGGAGCACGGCCCCGGTGCTGGCTTCGGTCGCCGCGGTGACCTGCACGGCGCCGCGCAGGGTCAACTCCCACGGATCCGGCTGCTGTGGCCAGTCCAAGGCCCCGCGCAACAGGTCGCGCACTGTTTTCTGGTCGACCTCGACCCCTTCCAGCAGCGCCGTCGCCCGAGCCCCGCGGACCCGGGACTCCGCGGCGGCTTCGGGGATCCGGCGGCGCAGCGCGGCGTGCCATCGCAACTGGGTGCACGCTTCCCGCGACCGGTCCGCAGCGTCGCGAACCCCCTCGAGGGACAACAGTGCGTCGAAGACCTCGGACATGCGCCGAACCCTACTTGGGGTCTGGCTGGGGGCCGCGGGTCGACGTACGTGCGCCGATCCCTTGTGCTGGGCGGGCGACGGGTGTAGACCAGAGGTGTACTTCCGCAACTGAATCGAGTACCCACGCGAGGCCAGTCCTTTGATGGACAGTTCGACCCCAGGACACGTCAGGGGCGACGGACACGAAAGAGCACGCCTGGTCGCTCGATGAGGTTACGGACGAGGGCGCCCCACAACGTGGGGCGCCCGCTTATGTCTCCGGTGAGTCCCAGCCTGTGGATGACGTACGCCGAGCCACCAGTTGTCCACACCGGCGCGGATCCGAGTGGATCGGTCCGTCCATTCGTCGTCGGATGGGGCCATGGACACCACCGCCCCACTTGCACCCTGTCTGGCTGTCGTTGGCGCCGGGGGATCCTGCGGCGCAAGCACATTGGCCACCGCCCTCACCGTCACAGCGGCGCGCGCGGGATGGTCGGCCGTTGCCGTGGATGCCGATCCGTGGGGTGGCGGATTGGACAACCTCTTCGATCTGGCCGCCGATCCGGGGGTGCGCTGGCCGGATCTGCTGGGTAGCGACGGGGCGTTGCCCGGGCAGCCGCTGCTGGACCGGTTGCCGAGCGCAGAGAGCGGGGCCCGGGTCGTCGCCTGCGATGGACCGGACCCGATACCGCCGGGTCGGTTGAGCGAGGTCGTCGCCGCCTGTCGGCGGGCCAGCGATCTGGTGGTGGTTGATCTACCCCGGGATCTCGTACTCGTCGGCGAGGCTCTGGCCGTCGCCACCGCGCTGATCGTGGTGACCGCACCCGACCGCCGGGTGCTGGTCGTCACCGAGCAACTGGTCGGCTACGCGCAGGCGGTCGAGCCGGACCTTCCGGTGGGTTTCGTGGTTCGGGACACCCGCGAGCACGTGGCGCAGCAGATCGCCCGGCTGAGCGATGTGCCGCTGCTCGGAGTGCTGCCCCACGACCGCAAACTCGATCAACGCCAGTCGAATCCGGCGGTGCCGGGCTCCAGCGCTCGCAGTGCTGTGTCGGCTCTTGCTGCGTCCCTCCTGCGGGATCTGATCGTCGAGCAGCGGTTGGCGTCGTGAGTACTCTCCGCGGCGGTCCCGCCGTCACGCTGTGGGAGCAGATCCGGGCCGGCCGGTCACCCGACGACGCAGGAGTCTCGCAAGTGGCCGAGGCCGATCGAGCCGTGCTCGGTGACGGGCATGTGGCCCGGCTTCGCGCGCAGTTGCACTCTGACGTCCTCGGCGCCGGACCACTGGAGGTGTTGCTCGCCGATCCGACGGTCACCGACGTGCTCGTGAACGGGCTCGATGGGGTCTGGGTCGACTGTGGCCGGGGCCTGGAACGCCGTGAGGTGACCTTCACCGACGCCGCCCAGGTGCGTCGGCTGGCGGTGCGACTGGCGACCCTCGCCAATCGTCGCTTGGACGAAAGCAGCCCCTTCGTGGACGGACTGCTGCCCGGTGGGATCCGGTTGCACGCCGTCCTGCCGCCCTTGGTGGAGTCCGCTGCGCATGTGTCGTTGCGGATCCCGCGAGACGACGGACTGGATCTGTCCGGACTGCAGGAGCGAGGCGCATTCGACGAGAACGGCCTGGGCGTTCTGTCCGAATTAGTCTCTGCGCGTGTTGCATTCGTTGTCAGCGGCGGCACCGGGTCCGGGAAGACGACTCTGTTGGGGGCACTGCTGCGCCAGGTCCCAGCCCATGAGCGGATCGTGATCGTCGAGGACGTGCGGGAGCTGCGGGTCGACCATCCGCACGTGGTGCGTTTGGAGGGTCGCAGCGCCAACGTCGAGGGCTCGGGCGAGATCGCGCTGCCGGTGCTCGTGCGCCAGTCGTTGCGGATGCGTCCGGACCGGTTAGTGGTCGGTGAGGTGCGCGGGGCCGAGGTCCGCGAGCTGCTGACCGCGTTGAACACCGGTCACGAGGGCGGCTGCGGCACGATCCACGCCAACACCAGTGCGGATGTCGTCGCTCGTTTCGAAGCCCTCGGCGCGTTGGCCGGGATGGCAGCGCCAGCAGTGCACTCCCAATTGGCCAGTGCGGTCAGCGTCGTGATCCACCTGCGCCGTGCTGGTGGTCGACGGGTGGTTCAGGAGATCGGGGTGCTGGCGCGCGCGGCGGGTCGGCTCCAGGTGCGCCCCGCGTTGGTGCGGGCCGGGGACAGGCTTGAACGGGCGGACGGTTGGGCACAGCTGCGCACGATCCTGGGAGCGTCATGAGTCTGCTCGTGGCGTTGCTCGTCGCGTTTGCCGTCATCGCCTGGCCGCGCCCGCTGATCCCGCTGCCCGTACGCCGACCGGCCGACCACCCGGCCCAGCGCCGGGTGCCGTCGTTCACCAGTGGGCGACGACGACAGGTCCTGCGTCGTGCGGCGATCATGCAACTCCTGGGTTCGCTGGCACCGGCGCTACGAGCCGGTGTTCCACCGGCGGTCGCCGTCGCGAATGTTGCACGACTCGTGGCAAATTCAGTGCCTGATGCGCCTTTCGGCCACTCGATGGAAGAACTGGCTGTCCGCGCAGAAGCTGGACTAGAACTCGGTCCGACCTTCCGGCAACTTGCGTCGGACTTCGATCTGCCGCAGGTGGAGGTCGTCGCGGCCGCCTGGTCACTGTCCGACGACCTGGGGTGCAGCTTGACGGATGCGGTGGCCACCGCGAAGGAGTTGTTGCAGGCCGAGGACGACCGCGAGAGCGCCCTGCGGCTCGCGACCGCGGGCCCGCGCGCCACCATGCACTTGCTGACCGGACTGCCCGTGGCAGGGGTCGGGATCGCCGCGCTCGCGGGGGTACCACCCACCCAGCTCTACACCGGTGTCGCCGGGCTCGCGGCCCTGCTGATCGGCGCCGTGTTGATACTGCTCGGCCGCTGGTGGTCGGGCCGGCTGGTGCAGCGCTGCGTCCGCACCGAGGCCCTGTCATGACGGCGATGTCGATCGGACTGCTGCTGCTGCTGGCCGTGTTGTGCTGGCCGCCGCGCCGTTGCGCGCCGGCCGCGCCACCGGGACTTGGTGGCTTGTGGCAGGACACCGCCTTTGTCGCATCGCCGCCCGCGCCGATGCCCCATCGGCCCCCGGAGACGTCGTTGAGTGTTGCCACCGCCATCGACCTGCTGGCGCTGGCGCTGACCTCGGGCAGTCCGTTGACCAACGCGCTCAGCGCCGTGGCCGATCAAAGCGCGCCGGTCGTGGCATCGCAGTTGCGGCAGGTGACGGCCGCGTTGCAGTGGGGTGTCGACGAAGCCAAAGCCTGGCAAGGTCTTCCGGCGGTGTGGCGACCGGCAGCTGACGCGTTGGCGCTGGCGGCTCGGGTGGGGATGCCCGCGGCGGGGCAGCTGCGGGAGGCCGCCGCCACGATCCGGCGCGACGAACGACAGGCGTTGCAGGAGCGGACGGCACGGCTCGGTGTCCTGATCGTGTTGCCGTTAGGCGGCTGCTTCCTACCGGCCTTCGCGGCGCTGACAGTCCTGCCGGTGGTGGCGGTAATTGCCCGCAGCGTGCTCGGAGGGACATAGGTCGACACTTCGTCGTAGTCCCGGATCACGCTGCGGCGTAGTGGTTTTGAGTGATCCGTTCGAGAAGGGGAATCGTATGAGATCGGCAATGACGGGCCTGCGACGGCGACTGCACCAGCTGAGCGCCAGCGCGGAGGCAGGGATGAGCACGGCGGAATACGCCGTCGGAACCCTCGCCGCGGTGACCTTTGCGACGGTGTTGATCGCGGTGATCAAGTCCGGAGCAGTGAAGGCGGGCCTGACCAGCATCATCCAAGCGGCGTTGAGCATCGCGTCGTGAGGCGGGGACGGCCGCGAGTTCTCCGAGCAAACATCGGTGAGGCCGGGATGGTTACTGCCGAGCTCGCGGCCGTCCTGCCTGCCGTCGTCTTCGTGTTGGCGATCGCCATCAACGCGGTGGCCATCGGTATCGATCAGATCAGGTGTGTCGACGCGGCCCGGATGGCGGCGCGCAGTGCCTCACGCGGTGACCCTCCCGCACGCGTCTCCGACATCGGACAGCGCGCGGCACCGGGTGGGGCAGCGGTGACGGTGCGGTCATTGGGTGGCGACGTGGAAGTGATCGTGTCGGCCGCACCGCCGGGGCCGTTCGGCTGGCTGACCGGTGGGCACCGATTGTCCGCGTCGGTGGTGGCGCCAGTAGAGGCCACTCCATGAGTGGACGCGAGCGCGGGGCGGCCACCGTGCTGGCCCTCGGCGTGATCGCGGTACTGATCCTGCTGCTGGGTGGTGCGCTGACGGTTGCCCGGGTGGTCCGGTCGGCAAGCCAGGCGGCGGCGGCTGCGGACCTGGCCGCGCTCGCAGGCGCTCGGGTTCTCCAGACCAACTCCGGATCTGCGGCGTGCGCCCGAGCAGGGCGGGTCGCGGTTGAGAACGGCGGTGTCCTGACCTCCTGCGTCGCGCAGGGTCCAGACCTCACCGTCGCGGTGGCGATCGTCTCAGGAGTGCCCGGTGTTGGTCCCGCGGTGGCCCGCGCCCGCGCTGGACCGGCAGGTCCGCTCACGACATCCGGGCCCGACCCGCCGCAGCAGGTCGGGCCCCGATAGGGAATCGCGCAGGAGTTTCAGCCAAGCAACTTGGCCTTCGCGGCGGTGAACTCCTCGTCGGTGAGCAGCCCGGCTTCCTTGAGCGCGCCCAGCTTCTGGATCTCAGCGACGATGTCGATACCACCGCCCGCTGAGGCGGCCGGGGCGGGCGCGGCAGGGGCCGGGGGTGCGACCGGAGCCTGGGCAGCGACGTGTGCAGCGACGGCTTGCTGGGCGGCAGCGTCGATCTCCGCCTGCCGCTGCGCGGCGGCGAGTTGCTGGGCGTTGGCAGCAGCCTGCTGGTTGGCGACCGCGCGCTGTTGCTGCTTGCTGGTCACGGCGTTGGCGGTGCCGGCCACCACGGCAGTGCGGGCCGCGAGTCCGATCAGGCCGGGTCGTCCGGATCGACGCATGGTTGGGTCCTTTCGTTCGAGGGTCAGACGGTGGCTTCGAGGTCGGCGACCTCGTTGACGACGGTCGCGGGGACGCGCTCATAACGCAGCACCTCGCCGCCACCGGAGTGGAGTTTGTAGGCCAGGTCGCGCATGTAGGTCTGCTCCAGCGCCACGATGACCGCAGACGATCCCGCGGGCAGGTCCTGCGCCATGTCCTGGATGTCCTCGTCGCCGGCCAGGCCGATGGTCTCCCCGTCCAGCGGGTCGAAGCCGAACCGTTCGGCGTGGTCGGCCACCTCGGTGACGGAGACGGAGCCGTCGAGTTCTTTGCGCAGGATCACCAGATCCAACAGGGTCACGACGCCGGTCTTGGTCACCTCGGCCAGGGCATCGAGCGCGTGGTCGTCGATCTCGTTCTCATAGCCGATCAGAAAGAGCTCGACCGGCCCATAGTTGTACGTCATTGTCATCCTCAGCTCGGTTCGCGTAACGACGAGCCTAGGCGCGGCGGAGGCACGTGGCTCAGCGATCCCCGAACTTCGCGTTTCTTCCCAGCACGACGTCGAGCACGATCACCGCGCCCGCCTTGTCCAGCGGTTCGTTGCCGTTACCGCACTTCGGGCTCTGCACACACGACGGACAGCCGCTCTCACACGCACAGCTGAGGATCGCCGTACGGGTAGCGGTCAACCAATCGGTGCCCAATTCGTAGGCGCGACGGGCGAATCCGGCTCCACCGGGATGACCGTCGTAGACCAGCACGGTCGGCAACTCGGTGTCGGGGTGCAGCACGGTGGACACCCCGCCGATGTCCCAGCGGTCGCACTGCGCGATCAGCGGCAGCATCCCGATCGAGGCGTGCTCGGCAGCGTGCAGCGAGCCCGGCAGGTCACCGAGGGTAAGGCCCGTGTCGAGCACCGGGTCCAGGGCCACGGTCCACCAGACCGCTTTGGTGGTCATCGACCGTTCCGGCAGGTCCAGGCCGTGCTCGCCCAGCACCTCACCCGAGGGCGAGCGCCGCAGGAAGGAGGTGACCCGCGAGCGCACCCGCACGGTCCCGAAACACAACTGCGCGCAGGGCAGGGACACCGACTCATCGACGGTGAGGACGTCGAACGCGCTGACCGACCGGGCCTGCGTCGACCAGCCGGGATCGCCGCGCACCACGTGAGCGCTGCCGTCGTCCAGGTCCAGCCGCGTGACGACATGCGATTCGCCCTGGTGCACGTAAACCGCACCCTCGTGGACCGCGCTGTGCGACCGGTCGTCATCGACCGTGCCCAGCACCCGGCCGGTGCGTGACTCCACGATCCGCACGGCCTGCTCACCGGTGCCGCGCAACCCGAACAGATCGCTGGGGCGGCCCTCGTCGGCCCAGAACCAGCCCTTCGGCCGGCGGCGCAGCAGGCGGCGCTCGACCAGGGAATCCAGCATCGCGGTCATCGAGGACCCGAAGTACTGCTCGTCGTCCACGGTCAGCGGCAACTCGGCGGCGGCCGCCATCAGGTGGGGCATCAGCACCTGCGGGTTGGCGGGATCGAGGACCGCGCGCTCGACCGGCGTGCCGAGCACGGCGTCGGGGTGGTGCAGTAGGTAGCGATCCAACGGATCGTCACCCGCCACGAAGAGCACCAGCGCGGCCGACCCACTGCGCCCGGCCCGTCCGGCCTGTTGCCAGAACGACGCGCGGGTGCCCGGCCAGCCGGCCATCACCACGGCGTCCAGGCCCGAGATGTCGACGCCGAGCTCGAGGGCGTTGGTCGCGGCCACCCCGATCAAGGAGCGTTCTCGCAGCCCACGCTCCAGCGCCCGCCGCTCCTCGGGCAGATAGCCACCGCGGTACGCCGCGACCTCCTGCGCATCCAGCGACAGCGAGCGGCGCACCATGTCCGCGACGACTTCGACTCCGGAGCGCGATCGGGCGAAGGTCACCGTCTGCACCTGCCGGGCGACCAGGGTGCGCATGATCCCCGCGGCCTCGGCGACTGCGCTGACAGCGCCCTCGCCTGACTCCCGCTCGCCTGGCTCCCAGAACGCGAAAGTCGCTGCCGCCCGAGCAGATCCGTCCTCGTCCACCGCCCGCACCGGTGCTCCGACCAGGTCCGAAGCGTGCCAGGCCGGATCGGCCATCGTGGCCGACGCCAACACGAACACCGGCTCCGCGCCGTAGCGGGCCGCGACCCGGCGCAACCGTCGCAACACGGAGGCCACGTGCGAGCCGAGTACTCCTTTGTAGACGTGGCATTCATCGATCACGACGTACCGCAGCCGCCGCAGGAACGGCGCCCATCGTTCGTGGCCTGGCAACAGCGTGTGGTGCAACAAGTCCGGGTTGGTGAGGATCACGTTGGCGTGCTCACGGATCCATCGGCGCTCGTCCAGAGGAGTGTCTCCGTCGAGGGCTGCAGCGCGCACGCCGGGGATCGCCCACGCCTCGATGTGGGCGAGTTGATCGGCGCCCAACGCCTTCGTCGGAGCCAGATAGATCGCGGTGGCGCCACGCCCGTTGACCGCCGATGACCCCTCATGGACGGCGCTCAACATCGGCAGCAGGTAGCCGAGGCTCTTGCCAGACGCCGTGCCGGTACTCACCGCGACGTTCTCTCCGGCGTGTGCCAACTGGGCCACCAACGCCTGGTGGGACCACAACTGCGCGATGCCTGACCCACGCACGGCGGCATCGACCGCTGGCGGCACCCAGGCCGGCCACTGCCCGTACCTCGGCTCACGCGCCGGGCGCTGCTCGACGTGCACGACCTTGCCGCCCGGGCAGGCTGCCGCCACCGCAGACAGCAGCGCCATGGGGTCGGTCACCCGGCCACGTTAGCCCCGACCGGTGACAGCGGCAGGGACCCACTTGCGGGGAACCGCCGGACGGGCGGGGAGTGGAATGCGAGAATTGCGGTGGGGGCCGGTCCGCGATCGCGGACCGCAGCAAAACGTTGAGGGAGTAAATGTGGAGATCTCGGTGACCAGCGAGGGGGGACCGGGCGTGACGGTGATCTCGTTGGTCGGAGAGGCCGATGTGTCGACCGCCGCCCGCTTGCGCGAGGAATTGGTGCGGGCGGTCGGGGACGGTGGTCCGGCGTACGTCGTGGATCTGAGCCGGGTGCCGTTCCTGGACTCCACCGCGCTCGGGGTGCTCGTCGGTCGGCTGAAGGCCGTGCGCTCCGCTGGTGGCGATCTGGTGTTGGTGACCGATGACCAGCGGTTGCTGCGCAACTTCGCGATCACCGGCCTGGACAAGGTGTTCCAGATCTTCCCGACGATCAGCGAAGCGACCGCCGCGCTGTCGTGAGCGACCTCGCCGCGCTCGCCGCAGACCTGCGTGCGTTGCCCTACACCGTGGACGCGGTGCAGGATTGTCTGGGCGAGGCGGCATCGGCGGCCCTGATGCGCGAGCAGCCGGTCGCGGCGGATCTAGCAACGCGCGAGCGGGGCGGGATCGCTGCATTGGTAAGGCTGTTCACCCTGGGCCTGCCCGTGCCGCGGGCGCTGGTGGATGCGGCCCTGCCTGTGTGTCAGGCCCATGGATTGGTCACGCTGGGGCTGGCGACCGTTGACGACGGCGCGGTCAATGCGTTGGTCGACCTGCGCCCGTACGGCGATGAGAGCCACGACTGGTTCGTCGCCTCCGATCTGGCCGAGTTGGCGACCCGTGCCCCGCTGCGGACCGACCACGTGCTCGGCATCGGTGGTGCATCGACGACCCTGGCGTCGTGGACGCCGCGGCGACCGGTGCAGCGGGCGTTGGATCTCGGGACCGGCTGCGGGGTGCAGGCGCTGCATCTGTCGACCCACGCCTCGCAGATCGTGGCGACGGACCTGTCGTCGCGGGCCCTGTGGTTCGCAGCTCTCAACGCAGCGTTGAACGACCAGTCCTGGGAGTTGCGACGCGGTTCGTTGCTGGAACCTGTTGCAGGACAAGAGTTTGACCTGATCGTCAGCAACCCACCGTTCGTGATCACCCCGCGCCGGCCCGACGTGCCGGAGTACGAGTATCGCGACGGTGGCATGGTCGGCGACTCGTTGGTGCGCACGTTGATCCAGTCGCTGCCGGCCTTTCTGGCCCCCGGTGGCGTGGCACAACTGTTGGCCAACTGGGAGGTGCCGGCGGGCGCGGACTGGCGGGACGTCGTACGTGCCTGGATCGAACCCACGGGACTGGACGCGTGGGTGATCCAGCGGGAGACCCAGGACCCGGCCCAGTACGCCGAGTTGTGGGCCCGCGACGGAGGCGCGGCTCCCGGGACCTCGGGTTACGAAAATCTCTACGCCGCATGGCTTTCCGACTTCGCATCCCGCGAGGTCGATCACATCGGGTTCGGGATCGTGACGCTGCAGAAGCCGGCCTCGGCGCGAGCACCGTTCGTTGATCTCGTCGCCGTTGACGGCCCGGTCGCTTCTCCGATGGGGCCTTCGATCGATGCAGGTCTGGCGGCGCGGACCTGGCTGGCGTCCGCCAGCGATGACGACGTGCTCGCGATCGCCTGGCAGCTTGCGCCGGACGTCACCGAGGAGCGTTTCGGCCGACCGGGCGCGGACGACCCGTCGGTGATCCGGTTGCGGCAAGGTGGTGGGCTGGGGCTGAGCGTGCCGATGGACACGGCCCTCGCGGCGTACGTCTCGGTGGCCGACGGTTCACTGCCCGCGGGAGTCGCTCTGGACGCGATCGCCCAACTGCTGGAAGTGGATTCGCTTGCCTCGCTGCTGCCGGCGATCCGGTCGCTGATCGCGGACGGCTTCCTGGTCCGTTAGGCGGCGGTCAGTTGCCAGGAGCGTTTGCTCAGGCCGAACCAGAACCCGTCGATGACGCTGCGGACCTCAGCCGGATCCTTCGACGCGGCGCCGAGAGCGACGTAAAGCGGCGCCCAGTGCTCGGTGCGCGGGTGCGCTTCGTGGGCCGCGGGAGCCTTGGCCAGGAAGTCCATCAGCGTGTCGACATCACCCTTGGCCATGGTCTCAGCGGCCCAGTGGTCGAATTCGCTACTGGCAGTGGGCGGTGCGTAGTCGGGCGTGACGCGCGGGTTGAACCAGCGCAGGTTGTGGGTGGTGAAGCCAGAACCAACGATCAGCGTGCCCTCATCGCGAAGGGGTGCGAGTTGCTGACCGAGCCGGTAGAGGGCCTGCGGGTCCAGCGTCGGCATCGACATCTGCAGCACCGGGATGTCCGCCTCGGGGAACATCTCCTTCAGCGGCACGTACGCACCGTGGTCGAGACCGCGTGCTTCGTCCCGATGCACCTGGGTGCCAACCAGTTTGGTGACGGAGTCCGCCAGCGCTGGGGCGCTCGGGGCGTCGTACGTCACCTCGTAGTAGCGCTGCGGGAAACCCCAGAAGTCGTAAACCAGCGGCGCGCCGGTGGTGGAGGACAGCGCGACGGGTGCCTCTTCCCAGTGGGCCGACACGATCAAGATCTGCTCCGGCTTCGGCAGGTCCTTGCCCCAGGCCTTGAGCTCGCTGGTCCAGGTGGCGTCGTCGGCCAGCGGCGGCGCTCCGTGGCTGAGGTAGAGGACAGGCTGCTGATCGGTCATGGCTCAAGGCTAGAACAAACTAGTTAAACATTCAACTAATGGCCCCGGCGATGATTTTGAGGACAACGACCGTTCTGAGGACCCTCCACGATCTTCGCGTCCTCAGTAACCTCGAGATCCTCAAAATCGTCGGAACCGCTTGCGGGCGGTGTCGGATATACCCGACACTGTGTCTGTTATGTCGGACAGGATGTCCTGATGGCGCGCAACATGCGGATGAAAGCCCTTCGCGCGTCGTACGGGATATCCCAGGCTGACCTGGCTGCGCGCGTGGGCGTCACCCGGCAGACGATCAACGCGGTCGAGTCGGGGGAGTACAACCCGACGATCGCCTTGTGCCGGGCGATCTGTCGCGCCTTGGGTACGACCCTCGATGACTTGTTCTGGGAGGAGGGCCAGTGAAGAAGGCGTACGACGAGCGGCAAATGGCCGTGCGGCATCGAGCAGGGGATCGAGCGCTCGTGTTCCTGAGCCTGCTCGTTCTTTTGAACGGCGCCTGGGTGCAGTGGCGTGGTCCATGGGCGACACCGCTCTCGCAGGCACTCCTTGTCGTCGCACTGGCCGGTGCTGTCTACGGTGTCGCGGTCGCGTGGAGCGATGCCTTCTTTGAGCCCGGCCGCGATCCTCGTACCTCGCTGGCAGTATGCGCCTTCCTCAGCATCCTGGGTCTCATTGGCTTCGTCATGTGGGGGACGAGTGAGAGCGGATGGTTGGGTGACCAGGCTGTGGTCTGGCTGGCTCAGTTGGTGCTGTACGTCCCCCTCGGACTGACGCTGGCCGCCCGCTGGATGCTCGATCGGCAACGCAAGGTCGGACAGGAATGAGGTACCACGGCAAGTGGGACGAACGTCAGCGCGGGGTCTGGAACCGAGCGTGGCGACGAACCTGCATCTT
The window above is part of the Branchiibius hedensis genome. Proteins encoded here:
- a CDS encoding TadE family type IV pilus minor pilin; its protein translation is MVTAELAAVLPAVVFVLAIAINAVAIGIDQIRCVDAARMAARSASRGDPPARVSDIGQRAAPGGAAVTVRSLGGDVEVIVSAAPPGPFGWLTGGHRLSASVVAPVEATP
- a CDS encoding DEAD/DEAH box helicase, whose amino-acid sequence is MALLSAVAAACPGGKVVHVEQRPAREPRYGQWPAWVPPAVDAAVRGSGIAQLWSHQALVAQLAHAGENVAVSTGTASGKSLGYLLPMLSAVHEGSSAVNGRGATAIYLAPTKALGADQLAHIEAWAIPGVRAAALDGDTPLDERRWIREHANVILTNPDLLHHTLLPGHERWAPFLRRLRYVVIDECHVYKGVLGSHVASVLRRLRRVAARYGAEPVFVLASATMADPAWHASDLVGAPVRAVDEDGSARAAATFAFWEPGERESGEGAVSAVAEAAGIMRTLVARQVQTVTFARSRSGVEVVADMVRRSLSLDAQEVAAYRGGYLPEERRALERGLRERSLIGVAATNALELGVDISGLDAVVMAGWPGTRASFWQQAGRAGRSGSAALVLFVAGDDPLDRYLLHHPDAVLGTPVERAVLDPANPQVLMPHLMAAAAELPLTVDDEQYFGSSMTAMLDSLVERRLLRRRPKGWFWADEGRPSDLFGLRGTGEQAVRIVESRTGRVLGTVDDDRSHSAVHEGAVYVHQGESHVVTRLDLDDGSAHVVRGDPGWSTQARSVSAFDVLTVDESVSLPCAQLCFGTVRVRSRVTSFLRRSPSGEVLGEHGLDLPERSMTTKAVWWTVALDPVLDTGLTLGDLPGSLHAAEHASIGMLPLIAQCDRWDIGGVSTVLHPDTELPTVLVYDGHPGGAGFARRAYELGTDWLTATRTAILSCACESGCPSCVQSPKCGNGNEPLDKAGAVIVLDVVLGRNAKFGDR
- a CDS encoding TadA family conjugal transfer-associated ATPase, with amino-acid sequence MSTLRGGPAVTLWEQIRAGRSPDDAGVSQVAEADRAVLGDGHVARLRAQLHSDVLGAGPLEVLLADPTVTDVLVNGLDGVWVDCGRGLERREVTFTDAAQVRRLAVRLATLANRRLDESSPFVDGLLPGGIRLHAVLPPLVESAAHVSLRIPRDDGLDLSGLQERGAFDENGLGVLSELVSARVAFVVSGGTGSGKTTLLGALLRQVPAHERIVIVEDVRELRVDHPHVVRLEGRSANVEGSGEIALPVLVRQSLRMRPDRLVVGEVRGAEVRELLTALNTGHEGGCGTIHANTSADVVARFEALGALAGMAAPAVHSQLASAVSVVIHLRRAGGRRVVQEIGVLARAAGRLQVRPALVRAGDRLERADGWAQLRTILGAS
- a CDS encoding Rv3654c family TadE-like protein; this translates as MSGRERGAATVLALGVIAVLILLLGGALTVARVVRSASQAAAAADLAALAGARVLQTNSGSAACARAGRVAVENGGVLTSCVAQGPDLTVAVAIVSGVPGVGPAVARARAGPAGPLTTSGPDPPQQVGPR
- a CDS encoding STAS domain-containing protein, with the protein product MEISVTSEGGPGVTVISLVGEADVSTAARLREELVRAVGDGGPAYVVDLSRVPFLDSTALGVLVGRLKAVRSAGGDLVLVTDDQRLLRNFAITGLDKVFQIFPTISEATAALS
- a CDS encoding DUF6325 family protein; translated protein: MTYNYGPVELFLIGYENEIDDHALDALAEVTKTGVVTLLDLVILRKELDGSVSVTEVADHAERFGFDPLDGETIGLAGDEDIQDMAQDLPAGSSAVIVALEQTYMRDLAYKLHSGGGEVLRYERVPATVVNEVADLEATV
- a CDS encoding Fic family protein, which codes for MSEVFDALLSLEGVRDAADRSREACTQLRWHAALRRRIPEAAAESRVRGARATALLEGVEVDQKTVRDLLRGALDWPQQPDPWELTLRGAVQVTAATEASTGAVLLQDLVRLQIAAAEPVSSADELGRPRADGETSQEFATLGAAPPAAEALDRLRSVLALLDADNIPAPVGGALLHAEIAVARPFTRGNGLVARAAHRGYLRTSGLDPTGVAVIEAGYAAKGSADYLGALTAYAQGGTEGVRLWLIHSADAVVAAAAEGSRICDAVLAGRLS
- a CDS encoding DUF4244 domain-containing protein; the encoded protein is MSTAEYAVGTLAAVTFATVLIAVIKSGAVKAGLTSIIQAALSIAS
- a CDS encoding type II secretion system F family protein, producing MSLLVALLVAFAVIAWPRPLIPLPVRRPADHPAQRRVPSFTSGRRRQVLRRAAIMQLLGSLAPALRAGVPPAVAVANVARLVANSVPDAPFGHSMEELAVRAEAGLELGPTFRQLASDFDLPQVEVVAAAWSLSDDLGCSLTDAVATAKELLQAEDDRESALRLATAGPRATMHLLTGLPVAGVGIAALAGVPPTQLYTGVAGLAALLIGAVLILLGRWWSGRLVQRCVRTEALS
- a CDS encoding SHOCT domain-containing protein, whose protein sequence is MRRSGRPGLIGLAARTAVVAGTANAVTSKQQQRAVANQQAAANAQQLAAAQRQAEIDAAAQQAVAAHVAAQAPVAPPAPAAPAPAASAGGGIDIVAEIQKLGALKEAGLLTDEEFTAAKAKLLG
- a CDS encoding type II secretion system F family protein; amino-acid sequence: MTAMSIGLLLLLAVLCWPPRRCAPAAPPGLGGLWQDTAFVASPPAPMPHRPPETSLSVATAIDLLALALTSGSPLTNALSAVADQSAPVVASQLRQVTAALQWGVDEAKAWQGLPAVWRPAADALALAARVGMPAAGQLREAAATIRRDERQALQERTARLGVLIVLPLGGCFLPAFAALTVLPVVAVIARSVLGGT